tatttttatcgagtaaaccgataaccgaaccagTAAGGTTCGATAACTGACTAACCGATACCCGataaccgataaccgataaccgatatcttatcggttcggttatcggtttagcATATTTATAAACCGATAAACGATATGACGAACCGATAACATTCACAACCGAACCGAACAGACCGATACCCACCCCTACTGCAGAGTAGGTTTAAGATGAAAGACTTATTCCTTGGCATAGAGTCTTCAAGATCAGAGAAAGGCATTCATATGTGCCAAAGGAAGTATGCCCTTGAGTTGTTATCTGAGACTGGCCTATCAGGAGGAAAACCAGTACTCACTCCACTAGAATTCAATCACAAACTTACCACTATAGAATTTGATAAGGTGTTCAACAAAGAGAGCTTGTCTGATGACAGACTACTTGAAGACAGAAGTGGTTATCAAAGAATAGTGGGAAGGTTGCTGTAGTTGACtatgactagacctgacatagccTTTGTAATACAGGTTCTAAGTCAATTCATGCATGCTCCTAAGCAATCACGTTTAGATGCTACTATGAGAGTGATCAGGTATATTAAAGTTGGTTGCCCTTTGTGACTCAGACTGGGGTGCATGTGTGGAAACAAGAAAGTCAGTCACAGGTTATGCTGTGAAGTTTGGTGATGCTTTGATTTCCTGGAAATCAAAGAAGCAAGGAATAGTTTCAAGAAGCTCAGCTAGGGCAGAGTTCAGAAGCATGGCCACTATTGTTGTAGAGATAAAATGGTTAGTTGGGCTGTTTGAGGAGGTGGGAACAGCAGTTGAACTTCCAGTTCAACTTTACTGTGACAATAAAGCTGCAATTCAAATCGCAGCTCATCCTATATTTCATGAAAGAACCAAATACATAGACATCAACTGCCACTTTGTAAGAGAAAAAATTCAAGAGGGAATGATCAAGACTCAGCATATTGGTACAAGAGAACAACTGGCAGACCTCTTCACCAAGAGTCTATGCAGTCCACAACATGATTACTTAGTATGCAAGCTGGGAATAAAAAGCCTGTTTTCATCCTTCAGCTTGAGGAGGAGTGTAGAAAGAATGGATGTGTGGTCCAGTAGTTAACTTAATACATTTTAATTAGGTGTGATTAGTTGATATAGTTAGTTAGTTAATTAGTTGATATAAATAGGGAGGTGGTTATAGTAGATTTCCTAGATTcagattttgatatttttctagtACACAGAAAATggagcttcttcttctccaccgACTTTCTCTCCTCTTCTGCCATGGCTGATCTATTCAACATACGTCACACTCTAGCTATGAGTTGAGGTGGACTATATGAATTCTAAGAGACCAAGTTACTTCATATCATCTTAAACATGAGTTTATAACCTTGAATAAAAAGATAATTAACATACTAATACAACTTATAATGTCAAAAATCGTCTAAAAAGTTACAAAAATTAAATACAGCAACATTATTAGAAAACTATAAAATTGATTATTGGGAAAGTGGAGACCTGATAGTAGTGGCGGCTGTGGGGCGAAGAACAAGAATAAGGAAGAAGACAGAGTAGATCCTTCAATCAAAGTTTCATTTGCGAGGTGGGCGTTGACCGTTCAGTGACTATTTTGGATGAAACTGTCCTTGAATCGGGTAAAATTATAGTACTTGTCTAGAAACTAAAGGTGGCTAGTACAAGTTTTGTTGTTAATATAATAATTTCTCAACTAATAGACAAAAAATTTAGAGAAAACGTTACACCCACTGTCACTTTATGGTGGAAACTATATTCACagtttacaatgtatttaaagattagccaataTCGCTCAAACTTCAGGACACTAAGTCCCGAAATTTCAAATTCAGGATACTTAATCCTCAAGTTTGAGTGAattgactaatctttaaatacattataaattatggatatattttaaatagaggGCTTAAAAGTGGGTATTGTTGCACTTGTATTTTCtctaaaatttaaaaaagaaagaaatttttttgcGACATTATTGAAAATATCCATTTTAAACGTGCAGTGCCATTTCTATAACTGTAAATGTATGTCATAAcaaataagatagagtttaaaATTAAAGAGTTGTCAAGTATAAAATGATGTCAACACATTAAAATGgaaatagtaatagtaatagtgtTCATACACGAACAAAGAGCGTATTGATAAGTTCAGCTGCTgccaaccaccaattctagaagcccaccattgttgaagccaccaacccattctagaagccaccattgttgaagcctccattgttgaatgaagaattcaaccaccaaccaccttctttaagGCTATAAATAGAGCCTTATGTTTTACACAAAAACATCAATCCAGAGAGATTGAAATACAATCCAGGAAGAGATTGTGAGAACAAAAAGAGAGTTTGGTGAGGTTTTTGTAGAGAGAAATTCTTGGTATAAATTCTCTATAATTCTATTCTTGTGAAATAGAGTTGTTTTTCCTCccaaataatcttcatattgatccgagaatcacaacaagtggtatcagagccttcgATTCTGTGTTCATCGAGAAATATCGGAACACTGAAAATTTCAACCCGGATTTACGTTTTTTCGAAAACGTGATCTTCGGTGTGTTTTGATCATTTCATTAGATTCCTTGCGTCGATACGAATTCAACGCAATTTTCCGGAGGCCAAACAAAGCTAAAACGAAGAAGTTATggcaattttttttcttctgcccaaggaagaagatgatgaatagtaattGCACAGTAAGCGCCACATCATCATCCAGTCAGTGCCACATCATCGTCCAGTCAACGCCACATCATCATCCAGTCAGCACCACGCCAGCATCTAGTCAGCGCCACGTCATCATCCAGTCATCGCCACGTCATCATCCAGTCAGCGTCACGTCAGCATCCAGTCatcataaaaattttaaaaatttatgaaataacCCCTGAAGTTACTGAAATTATAAATCTGCCCCACAAGTTCAGTATATTTTCGATTTAACCCCAAAAGTTTGGtgtaaattttgaaaattttctggaggCCCTATTTTGACCCAAGAAGAGTCAATCCTACCATTTTTCACCATTCTGGACGTGTTGGTAAGTTTCGTTTGGTGAGATTCTGCTCCAAAATTTTGACCAAGCCATTTTAAAGACATAATGGAAGAGTCATCATCATCTGAAGCTATGATAAAGCTTACTGCCACAAATTACACATTGTGGAGACCTCGGATGGAAGATCTCCTCAGTTGTAAAGATTTGTTTGATCCCATAGAAGCAAAGGGTAGGAACCCCGATTCCACCAAAGAAGCAGAGTGGAAGAAATTAAACAGAAAAACTATCGGTCAAATTCGACAATGGATTGACGATAGCGTTTTTCATCATGTTGCACAAGAGGCAGATGCGTATGCCCTCTGGGTGAAGTTAGAAGGGTTGTATCAAGCCAAGACCGCTAGGAACAAAGCCTTGTTGATGAGGCGTTTGGTAAATTTGAAGTTAAAGCACGGAACTTCAGTTGCCGAGCATACCAGTGAGTTTCAGAGCTTGATAAATCAATTATCGTCTGTTGACATGCCGCTCGGGGATGAGATGCAAGCCCTACTACTTCTTAGTTCTCTTCCTGATAGTTGGGAGACGCTGGTAGTCTCTCTCAGTAATTCAGCTCCTAGTGGAAATCTGACCATGTCTATGGTTAAAGATGCCTTATTTAATGAAGAAGCCAGAAGAAAGGACATCGATCATGGTGAGTCACATGCCCTTATTACATAAAGAGGGAGACAACAAGAAAGAAGTCAAGATAAGAGGAGAGGCAGAAGCAAGAGTAGGGGAAAATCCACGGATGGTAGGAAGTCATCATATGCGTGCTACCACTGTGGAATAAAGGGCCATTTAAAGAAGAACTGCAGAAAATTGCATAAGGagaaggagcagttgaagcaaaaggaTGGAGATGCATTAGTCACTACCCACGGAGAGGTAGCCATTTGTTCCATCCAAGAAGAGGCATGCCTtcacgtctcaagtcaagaaGAAAACGAATGAGTGGTAGATACTGCAGCATCATACCATGCCACATCTCGAAAAGATTTCTTCACAGCATACAAAGCAGGAGACTTTGGAGTAGTGAAGATGGGGAACACTTCTTCCTGTGAGATAGTTGGAATTGGTGATatcaaaatacaaacaaatatcGGGAGTACAATGATATTGAAGGATGTCCGTCATGTGCCAGAACTTCGTCTAAACCTAATATCAGGTATAGCTCTTGACAAACAGGGCTATGAAAGTTATTTCGGAAAAGGCACATGGAAATTGCTGAAAGGGGTTATGATTCTCGCTCGAGGACATATTTGCGGCAACTTATATAAAACTCATGTGAAGGTATGTTCAGACAGCCTCAATGTTATGGAAAAAGAGGCGTCTCAAAACCTGTGGCACCAGAGACTCGGTCACATGAGTGAAAGGGGGATATCAATTCTAACGAAAAAGCAGCTTATCAGAATGGACAAGAATGCTGCTTTAGACCCTTGTAATCATTGCTTATTCGGAAAGCAACATAGAGTCTCTTTTACATTTTCTTCAACCAGAAAATCAGAGTTACTCAGTCTGGTACACTCTGATATTTGTGGTCCCATAGAGGAGAAGTCACTTGGCGGCAATAGGTATTTTCTGACTTTCATTGATGATGCTTCTCGAAAGGTGTGGGTGTACTTCTTAAAGACAAAGGACCAAGCTTTTGATTATTTGAAGATATTTCATGCCATGGTAGAGCGTGAAATGGGAAAGAAATTAAAATGCCTTCGCTCAGATAATGGAGGCGAGTATACTTCCAAGGAGTTCGATTCCTATTGCAAGAGACAAGGGATTCGACATGAAAAGACGGTCCCACGCACCCCACAACACAATGGAGTAGCCGAGAGAATGAACCGGACAATTATGGAAAGAGTCAGAAGTATGATCAGTATGGCAAAGCTGCCTAAGCCATTCTGGGGAGAAGCTGTTCGCGCCGCTTGCTACCTAATCAACCGGTCACCATCAGCCCCGTTGAATTTTGAGGTTCCAGAGAAAATATGGTCGGGTAAGAATCCCTCATATTCTCACTTAAGGGTATTCGGTTGTTTAGCACATGCACATGTATCCAAGGAGCTCAGGAAGAAGCTTGATGGTAGAACTATACCATGTATCTTCATAGGCTATGGAGATGAAGAATTTGGGTATAGATTATGGGATCCAATACAGAAGACGGTGATCAGAAGTAGGGATGTTGTATTCCACGAAAACCAGATAATTGAAGACATTGAAAAGCCCACAATATCTTATGAAAGAGGTTCCAGTGCCCAAAAAGTTGGTCCAGATCCACTACCATTGCAGTTTGACACAAATAGCATGGGGGAGCATGAAGCAGTACCAGAAGCAGAACAGGAGGATGTTTGGCAGGGGGAGGCACAAACCCCTCAGGAAACTACAGAACCATCACAGGGGAACGATGATGGTACACATCTTgaagctaataatcaacaacctCGTCGATCTGAACGAGGTCAGATTCCATCAACTCGATACCCAGAAACCGAGTATATTCTACTTTCTGAAGATGGAGAACCAGAGAGTTTCCATGAAGCTATATCTCATACGGATAAAGAAAAATGGCTGCAAGCAATGACCGAAGAGATGAACTCTTTACAGAAAAACAACACTTATGAGATTGTGAAACTTCCACAAGGAAAGAAGGTACTGAAGAGTAAATGGGTATTCAAGCTGAAGAAAGATGGCAGCGGAAAGGTGGTGAAGCACAAAGCCCGGTTAGTAGTCAAAGGATTCCTACAGAAAAAGGgaattgactttgatgaaatatttTCACCAGTTGTAAAATTGACTTCAATCCGCATCATCCTTGGATTGGTAGCCAGTTTGAATTTGGAGCTTgaacaaatggatgtcaagacagcatttcttcatggtgatctaAATGAAGAAATCTATATGGAGCAGCCGGAAGGTTTTGAGGTTTCAGGAAAAGAAAACCTCGTCTATAAGCTTACGAAAAGTTTATATGGCCTAAAGCAAGCACCGAGGCAGTGGTACAAAAGGTTTGACTCATTTATGGTAAGTCAAGGATATAAAAGGACTGCTGCAGATCAGTGTGTTTACATTCAAAGATTTTCGGATGGCAATTTTGTTGTACTTCTACTTTATGTAGACGACATGTTGATCGTCGGACAAGATGCAACAAAAATTAGACAGTTGAAGAAAGAACTCTCTAAGTCctttgaaatgaaagacttaggtcCAGCTCAACATATTTTGGGATTGCAGATAACTCGAGATAGGAGAAACAAGAAGTTATGGCTATCTCAAGAAAATTACATTGAACGGGTGATCAAACGGTTCAATATGAGTAATGCCAAACCGGTAGGTGTCCCTTTGGCAAATCACTTCAAGTTGAGCAAGAGTTTGTGCCCCTCATCCAAGAAAGAGATTGAGGAGATGTCTACAATTCCATATTCTTCAGCAGTTGGAAGCCTgatgtatgccatggtttgcacgAGGCCAGATATCGCACATGTGGTAGGTGTGGTAAGTcgttttctttctaaccctggaAAGAAACATTGGGAGGCAGTTAAATGGATTTTCAGGTATCTTAAAGGTACTTCAAAATCAAGTCTGTGCTTTGGGGGAGCTGATCCAGTCTTGGAAGGCTATACAGATTCAGATATGGCCGGAGATCCTGATGGAAGAAAATCAACCTCATGATATGTTTATACTTTTGCAGGGGGAGCTGTGTCATGGCAGTCAAGATTGCAGAAATGTGTTGCACTAtccacaactgaagcagagtatattGCTGTAGCGGAAGCTGGAAAAGAAATGTTGTGGCTAAAGCAGTTTCTCCAAGAACTAGGGATAAATCAAACAGAGTATaagatacattgtgatagtcaaagtgcaatTGATTTAAGCAAAAACTCAATGTATCATTCTCGGACAAAGCACATCGACATTCGCTATCACTGGATACGCGAGGTGATGAATCAACAACTGTTGAAACTAGTGAAGATCCACACGAAGGAGAATCCAGCAGACATGTTAACAAAGGTGGTCACTCAAGAAAAGTTAGAGCTGTGCAGAGACATAGTTGGAATAACTTTCAAATAGTAGCTGCGTTGGAATGCAGCTGAAGGGGGAGAATTGATAAGTTCAGCTGCTgccaaccaccaattctagaagcccaccattgttgaagccaccaacccattctagaagccaccattgttgaagcctccattgttgaatgaagaattcaaccaccaaccaccttctttaagGCTATAAATAGAGCCTTATGTTTTACACAAAAACATCAATCCAGAGAGATTGAAATACAATCCAGGAAGAGATTGTGAGAACAAAAAGAGAGTTTGGTGAGGTTTTTGTAGAGAGAAATTCTTGGTGTAAATTCTCTATAATTCTATTCTTGTGAAATAGAGTTGTTTTTCCTCccaaataatcttcatattgATCCGAGAATCACAACAAGGCGTATTTCATTTTGTTGGTACATGATATTAACTTCGACGTATGACTCTAATCTAGTATAAGAGAAGTTCTTATTCTTGCTTCAAGCGTGTAGTTTCAAGCATGGTGTTTGGAATTTATTGCTCCGCTTAATTCAAATTCAAACTATGGAAGGTTTCAGAGCTTCCTGCCGAAGACAATTTTATTTTTAAGGCCTGAacagaattaacccaaataacaccCCATCCAATCATTAAAAACACTAAAATATCAAAGAAAAAGGCGTAGTTTAAGCGTGCATGCTAAATTGCGCCGCTCGGAAATGCGACGAAGATGCAACTGGCTGAATTTGTAGGAGCTAGCAGCAGCAGCGGTGGGCAAGGCTCGTGGACTGCTGATTTCAACTTTTATAATGGGGTGTTGAAAAATATTCCACTATGGGTGAGTTTTCCAAATTTACCTCTAAATTGCTGGGGTAAGTTCACGCTAAGTAGAATTGCCAGTGCATTAGGATGCCCGATATATGCTGATGAATGTACATCCAGTACAGCTAGAATATCCTATGCTAGGGTACTAATTGAGATGGAGTCATGTTTATAGCAGGATAGATAGAGTGATTGTAAATGCTCAATGGATGGCAGGAATGCCTCCAATGCAAGCACAAGTAATGGATCCTCAATTCTCAGACCATTCTCCTTTATGCATTGAGATGGAACAAATAGTGGATAATAGGAAAAGACCTTTCAAATTCTACAACTGTTTGGCTAATCATGAAGAATTTGGCAAAATTGTACAGGAAGGATGGAGATATAGGGGTAACAAAATGGAAGGCATATGGCAGAATCTAAAGAAGGTGAAAACTGCTCTTAAAACTTTGAATGGGAAAGAGTATGCTGGGACAACTAGAAAGGTCCAACAGATGAGACAGGAACTGGCAGATATTCAAGCACAAATGAGGCATACTACATCAACTAGTGACATGTTTGAAGCAGAAAAGAAGGCTAGAAAAGATCTTGAAAAATGGTGTATGATAGAGGAAGGTATTTACAAACAAAAGTCAAGGATACAATGGCTGAAGCTAGGGGATTCTAACACAACTTTCTTCTTTGCAAGTATGAAGGGGAGAACATCACAGAATCAAATCAAGATGATTAAAGATGAGGGTGGAAATCTAATAACAACTGATAGTGTAATTGAGCAGGAAGTTATTGGTTTCTATAAGAACTTACTAGGTAAGTCAGCAAACAGTCTACCTGCAATTGATCCTAATGTAATGAAGCAAGGTCCTACACTATCAAGGAAACAACAATTGGGCTTAATAGCTCAGTTCACAAATGAGGATGTATTCAAAGCTTTACAGGGGATTGATGATTCAAAAGCTCCAGGAGGTGATGGTTTTAATGCTTGTTTTTTCAAGAAATCATGGCATATAATTAGGCAGGATGTCACAACAGCAGTTCTTAACTTCTTCAAAGAAAATATAATGTATAAACCAATAAATAGCACTTCAGTTACTCTTATTCCGAAGGTGAAGAATCCAGAGTCAATCAAGCAATATAGACCTATCGTGCTGTACTATTCTTTACAAGATCGTCTCAAAAATGCTCACTAGTAGACTGCAAACTGTGATGGACTTTTTGGTTGATAAGAGTCAAGCAGGCTTTGTACCAGGAAGATTATTGAATGACAATATTCTGCTAGGACATGAGCTTGTAAAAGGATATTGCTGGAAAGGAGTCTCCCCAAGATGTATGGTCAAGATAGATATGCAGAAGGCATATGACTCTTTGGAGTGGGTATTTCTAGAGCAAGTGCTTACAGCAACGAACATACCTAGTCAATTCCTGAAGTGGATAATGACTTGTGTGTCCACTGTTTCCTATTCAATTATGATCAATGGTAAACCAACAGCTCCCTTTGATGCCAAGCGTGGGGTGAGACAAGGAGACCTTTATCACCCTACCTTTTTGTTTTAGCCATGGAATACTTGATAAGACTGATGAAGACTTTGAAAACACAAACCAGATTTCAATTTCCATCCAAGGAGCTAGTTCAGCTAAGCTTTGCTGATGATCTTCTACTTTTCTGCAGAGGTGATCTTATATCTACACAGATGCTATATGACTGCTTCCAGCAATTTTCTGCCTCATCAGGGTTGATTGCCAACCAAGGAAAGAGCTCTATATACTTTGGTGGAGTACCAATACAAGTTTAACAGCAGATTCTGAGCAGCTTGGGTTTCTTCATGGGATACCTGCCTTTTCGATATCTTGGTATGCCATTAAGTGTTAAAAGATTATCAGTAAATCAATGTCAACCACTCCTAGATAAAATACTAGCAAAAGTGCAACATTGGACAGCAAGGTTCTTGTCATATGCAGGTCGTTTGCAATTGATAAAGAGTGTGATGATAGCTATTCAATCTTTCTGGTCACAGATCTTTCCTTTGCCAAAAAAGATCCTGATAAAGATTGAAAGTATATGCAAAAGATTTCTGTGGACAGGGGAGACAGATGGGAGCAAGAAGGCTTTGGTTGCTTGGAAACAGTTATGCTGGCCAAAGACTGCAGGAGGACTGAACATAACAGATATAATCATTTGGAACAAAGCAGCAATTCTGAAGCACCTTTGGAACTTATGCAAAAAGAAGGATCGATTGTGGATTCAATGGATGCACACGTACTACATAAAGCAAGATATAGTATAGATTGTTAAAGCTAAACAAGCAGCATGGCTGACTCAAAAGATTCTAGGAGCTGGGAAATACTTGACAGAAGCTAATATCAATGTGGCAGAGGTGATGAATGGGAATAATTACTCCATTCGAGATGTCTATAATAAGCTAAGGGGTGAGTTCACAAAGGTCCCATGAAGAAGAGTGCTATGTAACAATGATAGCTGTCCCAAATGGCTATTCATTGTTTATATAGCCATACAAAGCAGATTATACACAAAAGACAAGCTTATGAGATGGGGGAGCATAACAAGTGCAGAATGTGTCTTGTGCGAGGAAAATGATGAGGATCATGAGCATTTGTTTTTTAAATGCAAGTTTTTAGCAACAATATGGGAAAGGTTACTAAAATGGGCTGGAGTAGGACGAGCTGCCAGGAAATGGAATGAAGAAATAAGCTGGGCCATTAAGTTTGCAATAGGAAGAAGAACATCGACAGCCCTATATAGATTGATGCTTGCAGGCACTGTGTATTACATATGGCAAGAGAGGAACTGGAGGATCTTTCGAAAGCAAAAAAGGAGAGCTGAGGATTTGGTTAGACTGATAATCCAAGACATTCATTATCGGGGTAGTATGAGAACTAGTTTAGAGGGAAAGTTAAAGTCCTTAAATTTTTATCCTTAGATTGCTATGTTGATACTGCTTAGCTGATGTAGTGCTTATATTTGGGGCTGTATGTCCAACTGTAAGGTAGAGATGGGTTTTTGTTCTGTAATTGTATTCATTTTCCCaggtaataaaattttaaattaccaaaaaaaaaaacagcccATCCGATCACTTAAATAAAAAATAGCCGGGGCAGATAGTgatggcaaaatggttaaaagaaaacagttaaccacccatattatccactaaaaaatgagttggataatgaacttttctaaaacgggtcaaatatggataagaatcatattatccatttaagaaacggataaccaatggataactaatgagtttgacttttacatttgtaaaacttcaaattgggggttccccaagtttgggagactaggaattttCCCTAAAGTGATCATATTGatgaagccatggataatatggttacccatattatccgccggttaacctgTTTTTATCTGTATTAAATATGTGTCGGATCGAATAATTTGTCCATTTTTCATTACCCATTTCGACCCGTCCCATATCCATCTAatcgcttaaattaaaaatagtctgtggaggtataatatatgcataattatgtattatatgtgtatttgttatgtataatcaatgtataatttatgtatatgacTAGAAAAAGTATACAATGAatatgaccggctatttgtgtaagtGACAATTTGAGCTTAAACCCATTTGACCTGTATGACCCACCCATTTATTGAACTCAACCCATCTTAACCCAACTCATTTCAATCCGTCTAAAGTTGGGCtattttttagcccaaattgatccatgGGTAACTTTGttaaatatctttaaaataatttttttgtgtaatatgttatatatgaccacaaaatttaaaaagtcttatataattaaataattcataagaaaataatacacATTAATTAAAGTTTGGTAAGAGTTGGACGGGTTGGgctatgacccaaattttagctCAACCCGTCCAAAATCAGTCTATTTTTGGGGTCCAACCATTTATTGACTCATTCCATTTTGACCCATCCAAAATCAGTCTAACCCCCCCCCCATTTGACACTTGATGACCCGTTCATTTATTGGCTCAGCCCATTTTGATCCGTCCAAAATCAGCCCAACCCGCTCATTTGACATCTCTATAACGAGGATGAAAGATTTTTTTTACCATTTTGCCACACTATTACAAGAGATCAAGTTAATATATGTTTGTTTAAGCCACAAGGGGAACTAGCGGCAATTTGAAACCTTTGAAAATTTCTGTTGTGCATTGATATAAATACTCTAAAAAAAGGCTCATTTCCATGGTTGCAAATGCCATTCCTTAATTTCCTCAAAACAGTTATAACTTTCCCTTTAAATTCCAACATCTTCCAACTTTATTAACTACCAACA
Above is a window of Nicotiana tabacum cultivar K326 chromosome 8, ASM71507v2, whole genome shotgun sequence DNA encoding:
- the LOC107821332 gene encoding uncharacterized protein LOC107821332, coding for MDFLVDKSQAGFVPGRLLNDNILLGHELVKGYCWKGVSPRCMVKIDMQKAYDSLEWVFLEQVLTATNIPSQFLKWIMTCVSTVSYSIMINGKPTAPFDAKRGVRQGDLYHPTFLGDLISTQMLYDCFQQFSASSGLIANQGKSSIYFGGVPIQIFPLPKKILIKIESICKRFLWTGETDGSKKALVAWKQLCWPKTAGGLNITDIIIWNKAAILKHLWNLCKKKDRLWIQWMHTYYIKQDIILGAGKYLTEANINVAEVMNGNNYSIRDVYNKLRAIQSRLYTKDKLMRWGSITSAECVLCEENDEDHEHLFFKCKFLATIWERLLKWAGVGRAARKWNEEISWAIKFAIGRRTSTALYRLMLAGTVYYIWQERNWRIFRKQKRRAEDLDQKNNAVTSQNPTPKVVSGTKDAGEVNHEDDDAGIDSLNRNFYENEEFGPEIFVAGH